The following coding sequences lie in one Micromonospora sp. R77 genomic window:
- a CDS encoding AAA family ATPase: MFRLIATRGLPASGKTTFARRLQPGVVRVNRDDLRRMLHGERLFTQWAEGQVTRVQRAQVEALLAARVSVCVDDTNLRSRVLRDWAELAERFGAAFEVHDFTDVPLSECLRRDAARPVDEQVGGAAIRRLHERYLAHRPLPLPVPTARTGGPARVERTGTGRPDVVLVDIDGTVALTVSRSPYDMTRVGEDAPNEAVIAAVRAMHAAGYGVVFCSGRDASARAATEAWLARHVHVPYLALHLRAIGDQRRDAVVKQEIYEREIRDRYRVVGVFDDRMQVVRMWRSLGLTVFQVAEGDF, from the coding sequence ATGTTCCGCCTGATCGCGACCCGGGGGCTGCCGGCCTCCGGCAAGACCACCTTCGCCCGGCGGCTGCAACCCGGCGTGGTCCGGGTCAACCGGGACGACCTGCGCCGGATGCTGCACGGCGAGCGGCTCTTCACCCAGTGGGCCGAGGGGCAGGTCACCCGGGTCCAGCGGGCCCAGGTGGAGGCGCTGCTGGCGGCCCGGGTGAGCGTCTGCGTCGACGACACCAACCTGCGCTCCCGGGTCCTGCGGGACTGGGCGGAGCTGGCGGAGCGGTTCGGGGCCGCCTTCGAGGTGCACGACTTCACCGACGTACCGCTTTCCGAGTGCCTGCGGCGCGACGCCGCGCGGCCGGTCGACGAGCAGGTCGGCGGGGCGGCCATCCGCCGGCTGCACGAGCGCTACCTGGCCCACCGCCCGCTGCCGCTGCCGGTGCCCACGGCCCGCACCGGCGGGCCGGCCCGGGTCGAGCGCACCGGGACCGGGCGCCCCGACGTCGTCCTGGTCGACATCGACGGCACCGTCGCGCTGACCGTCTCGCGCAGCCCGTACGACATGACCCGGGTCGGTGAGGACGCGCCCAACGAGGCGGTGATCGCCGCGGTCCGGGCGATGCACGCGGCCGGTTACGGGGTGGTCTTCTGCTCCGGCCGGGACGCCTCCGCGCGGGCCGCCACCGAGGCGTGGCTGGCCCGCCACGTCCACGTGCCCTACCTGGCGCTGCACCTGCGGGCGATCGGCGACCAGCGCCGGGACGCCGTGGTCAAGCAGGAGATCTACGAACGGGAGATCCGGGACCGCTACCGGGTGGTGGGGGTCTTCGACGACCGGATGCAGGTGGTCCGGATGTGGCGTTCCCTCGGGCTGACAGTCTTCCAGGTCGCCGAGGGCGACTTCTGA
- a CDS encoding phosphodiester glycosidase family protein, translating to MRAAVGGGNVLVRDGVVQPIADATLAPRTSVGFTADGRKMIMMTVDGRQVDSRGVTQTELGRMMVELGAYTALNLDGGGSSTLLAREPGAATVQVENSPSDGSERPVPNGLAIYAPAGSGRLTGYWLETASDPTAAPGVAPVRGGRPDRVFPGLTRRLTAAGYDETYGPAAGAPHWRANPADRGRVDDRGVFRAGTSGRSTVTAWRDSASGTLDLTVLGPLDRIDSTVDRLGLNARGDSALFGVVGFDAEGNTAPIEPADLRLEYDRSLLAVTPTADGNLSVQALGDSGSALVTVHVGGRTTVLPVTVGLTDVPVAGFDDAASWKFSQARASGSVAPAPGHTGTGLKLSYDFSTSTGTRAAYADPPAWIEVPGQPQAFGMWIHGNGKGEWPSLHLHDAQDTQHVLRGPYVTWTGWKYVEFAVPAGVQYPVRVRRFYVAETDPAAQYTSEIVIDDLVAKVPPTVDAPAEPPRTDRVVLRDGTVDGAPWRFAVLSDAQFVAADPDSDLVAQARRTLREIRAAKPDFLVIDGDFVDTAYPADFALAKRILDEELGDALPWYYVPGNHEIMGAPIGNFRSVFGDTSRVFDHSGTRFVTLNTSTGSLRGAGFDQVRLLRDTLDAAAVDPAVGSVAVLFHHPPRDPSPAKASQLLDRKEAALVEQWLADFQHRTGKGALVVNGHVGTFHADRVDGVPYVVNGNSGKNPSTPPQLGGFTGWTEFGVDPVTPAEAERARRDPLAEGPRWVDAEFHAHVDRLALAAPARVPVGVPAPVTATFTQPGGRTVPVAAPVSADWSGSPNLHIGPANGVKPWHVARFDPATGRLTALRAGGQVVLAVTVNGVRAEATVTCAAAEEPGEAPAA from the coding sequence CTGCGCGCGGCGGTCGGCGGCGGCAACGTGCTGGTCCGCGACGGCGTGGTGCAGCCGATCGCCGATGCGACCCTGGCCCCGCGCACCTCGGTCGGCTTCACCGCCGACGGCCGAAAGATGATCATGATGACGGTGGACGGTCGGCAGGTGGACAGCCGGGGCGTCACCCAGACCGAGCTGGGCCGGATGATGGTCGAGCTGGGCGCGTACACCGCGCTGAACCTCGACGGTGGCGGCTCCTCCACGCTGCTGGCCCGGGAGCCGGGCGCGGCGACGGTCCAGGTCGAGAACAGCCCCTCCGACGGCAGCGAGCGGCCGGTGCCGAACGGGCTGGCCATCTACGCCCCGGCGGGCAGCGGCCGGCTCACCGGTTACTGGCTGGAGACCGCCAGCGACCCCACCGCCGCGCCGGGCGTCGCGCCGGTACGCGGCGGCCGGCCGGACCGCGTCTTCCCCGGCCTCACCCGCCGGCTCACCGCCGCCGGCTACGACGAGACGTACGGGCCGGCGGCCGGCGCGCCGCACTGGCGGGCCAACCCGGCCGACCGGGGCAGGGTGGACGACCGGGGCGTCTTCCGGGCCGGTACCTCGGGCCGCAGCACCGTCACCGCCTGGCGGGACTCCGCCAGCGGCACCCTCGACCTCACCGTGCTCGGACCGCTGGACCGGATCGACTCCACCGTGGACCGGCTCGGCCTGAACGCCCGGGGCGACAGCGCGCTCTTCGGCGTGGTCGGCTTCGACGCCGAGGGGAACACCGCGCCGATCGAGCCGGCCGACCTGCGGCTGGAGTACGACCGGTCGCTGCTCGCCGTCACCCCCACCGCCGACGGCAACCTGTCGGTGCAGGCGCTCGGCGACAGCGGTTCCGCCCTGGTGACCGTCCACGTCGGCGGCCGGACCACCGTGCTGCCGGTGACCGTCGGGCTCACCGACGTCCCGGTCGCCGGCTTCGACGACGCCGCCTCCTGGAAGTTCAGCCAGGCCCGGGCCAGCGGCTCGGTGGCTCCCGCCCCCGGCCACACCGGCACCGGCCTCAAGCTGTCGTACGACTTCAGCACCTCCACCGGCACCCGGGCCGCGTACGCCGACCCGCCGGCCTGGATCGAGGTGCCCGGCCAGCCGCAGGCGTTCGGCATGTGGATCCACGGCAACGGCAAGGGGGAGTGGCCCAGCCTGCACCTGCACGACGCCCAGGACACCCAGCACGTGCTCCGCGGCCCGTACGTCACCTGGACGGGCTGGAAGTACGTCGAGTTCGCCGTCCCGGCCGGCGTGCAGTACCCGGTCCGGGTCCGCCGGTTCTATGTGGCGGAGACCGACCCGGCCGCCCAGTACACCAGCGAGATCGTCATCGACGACCTGGTGGCGAAGGTGCCACCGACCGTCGACGCGCCGGCCGAGCCACCCCGCACCGACCGGGTGGTGCTGCGCGACGGCACGGTGGACGGCGCGCCCTGGCGCTTCGCGGTGCTCTCCGACGCCCAGTTCGTCGCCGCCGACCCGGACAGCGACCTGGTCGCCCAGGCCCGCCGTACGCTCCGCGAGATCCGGGCCGCGAAGCCGGACTTCCTGGTCATCGACGGGGACTTCGTGGACACCGCCTACCCGGCCGACTTCGCCCTGGCCAAGCGGATCCTCGACGAGGAGTTGGGCGACGCGCTGCCCTGGTACTACGTGCCCGGCAACCACGAGATCATGGGCGCCCCGATCGGCAACTTCCGGAGCGTCTTCGGCGACACCTCCCGGGTCTTCGACCACTCCGGCACCCGGTTCGTGACGCTGAACACCTCCACCGGTTCGCTGCGCGGTGCCGGCTTCGACCAGGTGCGGCTGCTGCGGGACACCCTGGACGCCGCCGCCGTCGACCCGGCCGTCGGCTCGGTGGCCGTGCTCTTCCACCACCCGCCGCGCGATCCCAGCCCGGCGAAGGCCAGCCAGCTCCTCGACCGCAAGGAGGCGGCGCTGGTCGAGCAGTGGCTCGCCGACTTCCAGCACCGCACCGGCAAGGGCGCGCTGGTGGTCAACGGGCACGTCGGCACCTTCCACGCCGACCGGGTGGACGGCGTGCCGTACGTGGTCAACGGCAACTCGGGCAAGAACCCGTCCACCCCGCCGCAGCTCGGCGGCTTCACCGGGTGGACCGAGTTCGGCGTCGACCCGGTCACCCCGGCCGAGGCGGAGCGGGCCCGCCGCGACCCGCTCGCCGAGGGCCCCCGCTGGGTCGACGCGGAGTTCCACGCCCACGTCGACCGGTTGGCCCTGGCCGCCCCGGCGCGTGTGCCGGTGGGTGTACCGGCCCCGGTCACGGCGACGTTCACCCAGCCCGGCGGGCGTACGGTGCCGGTCGCCGCGCCGGTCAGCGCGGACTGGTCGGGCTCACCGAACCTGCACATCGGCCCGGCCAACGGGGTGAAGCCCTGGCACGTGGCCCGGTTCGACCCGGCGACCGGCCGGCTGACCGCGCTGCGGGCCGGCGGGCAGGTGGTGCTGGCGGTGACCGTGAACGGCGTGCGCGCCGAGGCCACGGTCACCTGTGCGGCGGCGGAGGAACCTGGGGAGGCGCCCGCCGCCTGA
- the thrB gene encoding homoserine kinase: protein MTFTSGPVRVRVPATSANLGPGFDALGLALGLHDDVAAEVIPGGVRVAVTGEGAGELPADDRHLVVTSMRAAFDVLGGQPPGLALECVNRIPQARGLGSSSAAIVAGVLLARGLVVDGAERLDDHAALRLAAEIEGHPDNVAPCLLGGFTVAWTEPTGARAVSLAVADGVRPTVFVPAERGLTAAARAALPATVPHADAALTAGRAALLVHALTAEPDLLLPATVDRLHQDYRAEGMPGTAALVKALRAAGVAAVVSGAGPTVLALTEPPASFDAGTEWQRWELPIDVSGGRVTRGRLGHAERGPVAAGRKS from the coding sequence ATGACTTTCACCTCCGGTCCCGTCCGGGTCCGGGTGCCCGCGACCAGCGCGAACCTTGGCCCGGGGTTCGACGCGCTCGGGCTTGCCCTCGGGCTGCACGACGACGTGGCGGCCGAGGTCATCCCGGGCGGCGTACGGGTGGCGGTCACCGGCGAGGGGGCCGGTGAGCTGCCGGCGGACGACCGGCATCTGGTGGTGACGTCGATGCGGGCCGCCTTCGACGTGCTGGGCGGGCAGCCGCCCGGGCTGGCGCTGGAGTGCGTCAACCGGATCCCGCAGGCCCGCGGCCTGGGTTCCTCCTCGGCCGCGATCGTCGCCGGCGTGCTGCTGGCGCGCGGGCTGGTCGTCGACGGGGCCGAGCGACTCGACGACCACGCGGCGCTGCGCCTGGCCGCCGAGATCGAGGGTCACCCCGACAACGTCGCGCCCTGCCTGCTCGGTGGCTTCACCGTCGCCTGGACCGAGCCGACCGGGGCGCGGGCGGTGTCGCTCGCCGTGGCCGACGGTGTCCGGCCGACCGTGTTCGTGCCCGCCGAGCGCGGGCTGACCGCCGCCGCGCGGGCCGCCCTGCCGGCCACCGTGCCGCACGCCGACGCCGCGCTGACCGCCGGGCGGGCGGCGCTGCTGGTGCACGCGCTGACCGCCGAGCCCGACCTGCTGCTGCCGGCCACGGTCGACCGGCTGCACCAGGACTACCGGGCCGAGGGCATGCCGGGGACGGCTGCCCTGGTGAAGGCGCTGCGTGCGGCGGGTGTGGCGGCTGTGGTCAGTGGGGCCGGACCGACCGTGCTGGCCCTGACCGAGCCGCCGGCGAGCTTCGACGCGGGAACAGAATGGCAGCGCTGGGAGTTGCCGATAGACGTCAGCGGAGGCCGGGTCACCCGGGGTAGACTGGGACACGCCGAGCGGGGCCCTGTTGCCGCAGGTCGGAAGAGTTGA
- a CDS encoding MFS transporter, whose product MSPTVSVLARNRDFRNLFLAELVVFGADWFVMVPLLVLLPELTGSGVWGALVLAVDTGTVALLLPYTGTIADRFDRRKIMMIANLAALAGVLLLLGVHSAGTAWLAMLSIGLVAVAKAFYSPAAQAALPNVLDPEDLAAGNAVAGSAWGTMSVVGASLGGVLSAAAGPYACFWVAAVGLALAAGLAALIRRPLQAPRDAGRPVQRTWPAIREALAYIGHRPRVLALVTVKSAVGLGNGVLTVFPLLAGVYGVGAIGTGLLFAFRGAGALVGPILMRRVLTNRAWLLPGLALSMSLYGLAYLGTSVVAWFPLVLVLVFLAHFGGGSNWVLSNFALQGEVPDRLRGRVFATDMMLATLAISLSQLVVALVVDTVDERVVLAGCGLVTLVYAAGWWLATRGLSLTDPATEPEPTSTP is encoded by the coding sequence GTGTCACCCACCGTCTCGGTCCTCGCCCGTAACCGCGACTTCCGCAACCTCTTCCTGGCCGAACTGGTGGTCTTCGGCGCCGACTGGTTCGTCATGGTGCCGCTGCTCGTGCTCCTGCCCGAGCTCACCGGCAGCGGGGTCTGGGGTGCCCTGGTGCTGGCCGTGGACACCGGCACGGTGGCGCTGCTGCTGCCGTACACCGGCACCATCGCCGACCGGTTCGACCGCCGGAAGATCATGATGATCGCCAACCTGGCCGCCCTGGCCGGCGTGCTGCTGCTGCTCGGCGTGCACAGCGCCGGGACGGCCTGGCTGGCCATGCTGTCGATCGGCCTCGTCGCGGTGGCGAAGGCGTTCTACTCGCCCGCCGCCCAGGCCGCCCTGCCGAACGTGCTCGACCCGGAGGACCTGGCCGCCGGCAACGCCGTGGCCGGTTCCGCCTGGGGCACCATGAGCGTGGTCGGCGCCTCCCTCGGCGGCGTGCTCAGCGCCGCCGCCGGCCCGTACGCCTGCTTCTGGGTGGCGGCGGTCGGTCTGGCGCTGGCCGCGGGCCTGGCCGCGCTGATCCGCCGGCCGTTGCAGGCACCCCGCGACGCCGGCCGGCCGGTGCAGCGGACCTGGCCGGCCATCCGCGAGGCGTTGGCCTACATCGGGCACCGGCCGCGGGTGCTCGCGCTGGTGACCGTGAAGTCGGCGGTCGGCCTGGGCAACGGCGTGCTGACCGTCTTCCCGCTGCTCGCCGGGGTGTACGGCGTCGGTGCGATCGGCACCGGCCTGCTCTTCGCGTTCCGCGGCGCCGGCGCCCTGGTCGGGCCGATCCTGATGCGGCGGGTGCTGACCAACCGGGCCTGGCTGCTGCCCGGCCTGGCCCTGTCGATGTCCCTGTACGGCCTCGCCTACCTCGGTACCTCGGTGGTGGCCTGGTTCCCGCTGGTCCTGGTCCTGGTCTTCCTCGCCCACTTCGGTGGCGGCAGCAACTGGGTGCTGTCGAACTTCGCCCTCCAGGGGGAGGTGCCGGACCGGCTGCGCGGCCGGGTCTTCGCCACCGACATGATGCTGGCGACGCTGGCCATCTCGCTCAGCCAGCTCGTGGTCGCGCTGGTCGTGGACACCGTGGACGAGCGGGTGGTGCTGGCCGGCTGCGGTCTGGTCACCCTGGTCTACGCGGCCGGCTGGTGGCTGGCGACCCGGGGGCTCTCCCTCACCGACCCGGCGACCGAACCGGAGCCCACCTCCACCCCCTGA
- a CDS encoding polysaccharide deacetylase family protein, whose protein sequence is MGERTGRWGRRSLLRAAGLLTGGAAVGAAATAETAWIADRRLPISGGPASATLGNHQQDVGGGLVEVAWGVRTDERLIALTFDDGPLPQWTPMVLDTLDRYAVPATFFLVGSRARQHAGLLRGRLDRHEVGNHSWVHHDLARLDAHGAYDDLRRSHDAIVAATGRVPRLFRPPWGHLGGAALHAAARLNYRLVLWTLQMVEGQFPHDPAGHARRIVADVRPGTILLGHDVGTDDRLVALRGLPDMITGLRDRGYTFVTVSHLLGRAASV, encoded by the coding sequence ATGGGGGAACGCACGGGCCGGTGGGGTAGACGTTCACTGCTGCGCGCCGCCGGGCTGCTCACCGGCGGCGCCGCCGTCGGTGCCGCCGCCACCGCGGAGACGGCCTGGATCGCCGACCGCCGCCTCCCGATCAGCGGCGGACCGGCGAGCGCCACCCTGGGCAACCACCAGCAGGACGTGGGCGGCGGCCTGGTCGAGGTCGCCTGGGGGGTACGCACCGACGAGCGCCTGATCGCCCTCACCTTCGACGACGGCCCGCTGCCACAGTGGACCCCGATGGTGCTGGACACCCTCGACCGGTACGCCGTACCGGCCACCTTCTTCCTGGTCGGCTCCCGGGCCCGGCAGCACGCCGGACTGCTGCGCGGCCGGCTGGACCGGCACGAGGTGGGCAACCACAGCTGGGTCCACCACGACCTGGCCCGCCTCGACGCCCACGGCGCGTACGACGACCTGCGCCGCAGTCACGACGCCATCGTGGCGGCGACGGGCCGGGTGCCCAGGCTGTTCCGCCCGCCCTGGGGGCACCTGGGCGGTGCCGCGCTGCACGCCGCCGCCCGCCTGAACTACCGGCTGGTGCTCTGGACGCTGCAGATGGTCGAGGGGCAGTTCCCGCACGACCCGGCCGGGCACGCCCGCCGGATCGTCGCCGACGTCCGGCCCGGCACGATCCTGCTGGGCCACGACGTCGGCACCGACGACCGCCTGGTGGCGCTCCGTGGGCTGCCCGACATGATCACCGGGCTGCGCGACCGGGGCTACACCTTCGTGACCGTCTCCCACCTGCTCGGTCGCGCCGCGTCGGTGTGA